A DNA window from Pirellulales bacterium contains the following coding sequences:
- the galT gene encoding galactose-1-phosphate uridylyltransferase — protein MPDLRKDPIVGRWVIVAKSRAQRPHDFISQPTLHSGRFCPFCEGNEDKTPGEVLAYRNQGAAANRDGWRVRVVPNRFPALEIEGELNKRGDGIYDMMRGVGAHEVIIESPKHVLSTSDLSEKQLREVFWAYHDRLVDLKKDRRLVYGMIFKNVGAAAGASLEHTHSQLIVTPIVPVNVREEIAGAQGFYNYRGRCVFCDMIHQELASEKRIVLDTPGFVAFCPFASRFPFETWVLPKLHSSHYENIQKPAVDELARVMREVINRIELAVDRPAYNYVLHTAPFDSQELPHYHWHIEIIPRLTNTAGFEWGTGFYINPVPPEEAAAFQREVEQPSPDLPTLPARKNGQAK, from the coding sequence ATGCCTGATCTCCGCAAAGACCCGATCGTTGGACGGTGGGTGATCGTGGCCAAGAGCCGCGCGCAGCGGCCGCACGATTTCATCAGTCAGCCGACGTTGCATTCGGGCCGCTTTTGCCCGTTTTGCGAAGGGAACGAAGACAAGACTCCCGGTGAGGTGCTGGCCTATCGCAATCAAGGGGCGGCGGCCAATCGCGACGGCTGGCGGGTGCGCGTCGTGCCGAACCGGTTCCCCGCCCTCGAGATCGAAGGGGAATTGAACAAACGCGGCGACGGCATCTACGACATGATGCGCGGCGTCGGGGCGCACGAGGTGATCATCGAATCCCCAAAGCATGTCCTCAGCACGTCCGACCTATCCGAGAAGCAGTTGCGCGAGGTTTTCTGGGCTTATCACGATCGGCTCGTCGACTTGAAGAAAGACCGTCGCCTCGTCTACGGGATGATTTTCAAGAATGTCGGCGCCGCTGCCGGGGCGTCGCTCGAGCATACCCACAGCCAGTTGATCGTCACCCCGATCGTGCCGGTCAACGTCCGTGAGGAGATCGCCGGGGCGCAGGGCTTTTACAATTACCGCGGCCGCTGCGTATTCTGCGACATGATTCATCAAGAACTGGCGAGCGAAAAGCGGATCGTGCTCGACACGCCGGGCTTCGTCGCCTTCTGCCCTTTCGCCAGCCGCTTCCCGTTTGAGACCTGGGTGCTGCCCAAGCTTCATTCCAGCCATTACGAAAACATCCAGAAACCGGCCGTCGATGAACTGGCCCGCGTGATGCGCGAGGTGATCAATCGGATCGAATTGGCGGTGGATCGCCCGGCGTATAATTACGTTCTGCACACGGCCCCGTTCGATTCGCAGGAATTGCCGCACTATCATTGGCACATCGAGATCATTCCGCGGCTGACGAACACGGCGGGATTCGAATGGGGCACCGGGTTTTACATCAATCCCGTACCGCCGGAAGAGGCCGCCGCGTTTCAGCGGGAAGTCGAACAACCATCCCCCGACTTGCCGACGCTTCCGGCTAGGAAAAATGGGCAGGCGAAATGA